The following DNA comes from Miscanthus floridulus cultivar M001 chromosome 5, ASM1932011v1, whole genome shotgun sequence.
tctggaatctgccaagtaaccgagtaacaaatgccaagtcagggagcgtacatacttgagcatattgcaagcttccgacagctaaagcatatggaaccgctttcatttgatcgatctcatattggttcccagggcattgaaaatccccatatctgtcgccttgactataggagcaggtgagggactacagttgtgcatactaaatttctttaagattttctctatgtatgccttttgtgacagttctaatacccctttacttatatctcggtgaatcttgatccctagaacgaaagaagcttcaccaagatctttcatatcaaattttgaggacaaaaacttctttgtctccagtagtagactgacatcactactagcaagtaagatatcatccacatataggacaaggaagatgaacttcccattcttaaactttgtatagacacaattgtcctctacattctctttaaacccaaaatttcttattgtctgatcaaacttcaagtatcaCTGTCTTGacgcttgttttaatccataaatggatttctttaggcggcatcccattcgttcttttccttccaagacaaaacctttcggttgtgccatgtaaacattttcctccaagtctccattgagaaatgttgtctttacatccatctgatgtaattctaaatcgtaatgtgccactaatgccattataattctgaaggaatccttacatgagactggagaaaatgtctcattgtaatcaatcccttctctttgcgtaaagccttttgccacaagtcgggctttatatctctctatattcccttgagagttaagttttgttttgtagacccatttacagcctaccgttttggctcctttaggaattatctccaaatcctaaaccttattggcattcatagattttatttcatcttccatggcctcaagccactttgatgaatgatcacttctcatgactttttcaaatgaggtgggatcatcctccatttgaaattactcagtgttgtacacttcataatcagctggaatagctgattttctaactctttgagaccttctaggggcctccacatttggcacatcttatgtttgaggctgttgttgctccccctcatgtgtggcaattggttctataggatcctaaagaaaaggttcctcatcatcattcattattgccacaggtggaataacaacaggtgctggcaccatagtatcttgtactgtcggtgcagcgacagcaggtagtgagaaaaatggctcatgaatcatcggagtgggctcatacacccgcttctcttcaaggtcaatttctcgagctaccatgctccccttcatcaattcatcctctaggaagacagcgtgtctcgtttccacaaactttgtatgtctatctggacagtagaaacaaaaaccttttgacttttctaggtaccaaatgaaatggcaacttactgttttgggatctaacttcccaatgtttggattaaatactttagccttaaTAGGActtccccacacacgtaagtggtttagtgagggtactcttcctgttcacaactcatacgatgttttaggcaccgacttacttggtactctattgagaatatgaatggcggtttttaacgtctccatccataggctcatcggtaaggtggagtaacgtatcatactgcgcaccatatccatcagggtacgattgtgcctttcagctactccattctgctgaggttcgcacGGTGTAGAAtattgggctactatgccattctcctgtaagaaccttgcaaaaggtccaggaacttggtcatatggggtatgccgaccatagtactccccccatggtcggacctgactatcttaatctttaaattgtgttggtttttaacttctgccttaaatatcttaaatttatccaatgcttctgttctttctttgattggataaatatagccataatgggagtaatcatctgtgaatgttatgaacgaatcataaccatccacactctttacaggaaagggaccacatatgtctgtgtgaataatctgtagaattcctgcgcttcatttgacatctttcttaattttctttacatactttccttttatgcaatctctgcattgttctaaatcttagagctctaatggaggaagaatatcattcttaactagtctttctattctctctctcgaaatatggcctaaacaacagtgccataatttcgacaacgcatcatgagctctcttttgTTCTCTGTTTACATCCATAGACGAGGATATAttcacattgtcgcacgcaacgttcccatcatcgcatacaacattctcatcatcacgtagtgataacaaataaagcttattttgtaagatagcaagaccaacacatgcatcattaaatgttatcttacatttgtcattttcaaaatggcaatcatatccatcgttgtccaaacatgaaacactaatcaagtttctctgtaacgagggaacatatagaacatctctaagtataagtttgaaatcatcagcaagctctagagaaagatcgccaacgacttcaacttctgctcggactccatttgcgactttaacgtgtctttcgcttctttgcgtagtcctcgtcgaacggaatccctataaagaattagcaacataaacagttgcacctgagtcaatccaccaagtagatttcaaatactgtacatacagggattcatttatgaacgtaataatgttctcacctttctttgccatgatcatctttaggtaatcgggacaatctttcttataatgtcctatCTTCTTGCAGTAGagacattgatctttctctactataaacttgttttgctgaggctgatgcagcatgggaccctttttcTTTGACTTTCAGGAGAAGTTAGCATTatgattctttttcttattgtctttcaAATAATTGATAGAGCCACCATTGGCAACTTTCATTCTCTtctcttcttgcacacacatagccatgagcctctccatgtctcatttctcgggctgtatgttgtagttgacaacaaaagtgtcaaactcttttggcaaggaagcaaaaatcagatggataaggaactcatccttgagagccagatccattggttttagcttggatgccaaattgctcatccttagtatgtgctctctaatgccaccattacctgagtacctctctgttaccagctgctttatcagctgggtagtatatatctttgaagagccagtgaactgactctttattctttcgagatactcggtgacggtgtcacactctgggattgagcccacaattacaggctcaatcgtgttctttatcacagccaaacacttCTTATTGACAGTGACatacttcctatgctcaaggtcataggatattctttgggatgcaaaatccctctctctggttGTCCATGCGGCattagcctcgtttgtctccctcaccggtgccacaggctctgtgggatacagtgtggtgactacccagtccacctcagccaagatgaaggccaggtcgatctttttcttccactcaatatagttatcacctttgagagtgggcatctctttgatacaactcatcaagttgtatccgtctGAAAACACAACTcaaatagagtgagaacataaataataacaataacaattgcatgccttagtttcaacgttggtcaaaattaaaacatacaattgctctatacactaattctacatcaccattggatagaaatagaattaatgcatgacaaaacatcataatattgccattaatcaacgttggtcagaataataacaatattatgatcaattaaaacatatcattttcaaaattaaattctcccgttggttcgaatttaataatgaaaataacatctttaaatatGCAGCGGAATAAATGAActcattttcttgaattttacccacagggaaaaatactttttctattttcttttgagccaatttccatttttcaattttgctggaaaaagaaaaatatgaaaccgggCTCTTTCTTTACTGTTACTGGGCCCAAAACCGGCAATTCGGCTCGGCCCACACCTCTGTGCGGCGCCTGGCctcacccaggccgcaacctgggcctgggccggcaaagtcgcTTGGCCGCGCGCGCCTGCCTGGGCCACGAGTTGGCCCGCTCTATCTCGGCCGTCCGTCCAGATCCAACGGCCACGCGCGCGTTTCGCTCGGAATAAAAAACCCGACGCCGCGCGCCCCAGAGGAAACCCTAGAGGCCATTCGgctctttcctctctctctcttcgctgctctctcttctctcctcagcACAGCAGTACCGAGCGAGCAACCGAGAGCGACGACGGTGGAgcgatggcgccgtcgccggccccctcgccagcGTGCGCGTTCCCcgacgggtgagcgcgccgccgtcgagcggcctggctgcggcgcccccttggccagagcccggcgagcagcgccCCGGCTCGGCGTTCTTTTCCCTGCGTGCCGACGAGGCAGTATCGCTGCGCAGTGGCGAGGTAGGccaccccttccccttcttcccctttgGCTTTGCTTCTCTGTTGGTGCTCGGATTCAACCGATTTGGGAAGGGGATcaaagttagggttagggttttactGTTGTTCTTTTTCCCGAATTGATTGCGGGTTTTAGAGTTCGGTTTAAACGTGAATCCGAgccctccttcttctttctttaacccagttagggttagggttcggctttctTCCGAGACCCCTTCTTTTCTCAGATTCGAAAGGATCTAAACTGATAAGCTAGATCTATACCTAAACCtcgctctggtaccattgttaggatctGTGAATCGTACTAGGGATAGATCCGAGGGGCTACTGGCTTTTGAATAGCATCATTGAACCTAGAACGCCTACTAGAGCATGTAGAacgagagacagagagggaagggagaaggtgccgaacctgacaccgcagagggggAAGGTTCAGCGGATGCCATCGGGTTCGTTGGTGATGTCTGCgtacgggcagcgacggtcggtgaagagggcGATGAAGACGTCGTCGTCGATGGAGCCggtggcgcggctggtggctttccgtcactggctgcgcccctctcttatcggattagggtttagatgtCGGTGGGGggctcggctcaggtcaacctcgtgataagagccgtcggcctccacctctttttatagcgcaggtgacaggggccctccagccatgatgAGGTGGGCACCCGATCAGGCCGTGAATCAAAGGCCTAACCGAACCGTTaggtccagttaggttagagatcaatctaacagaagCATCCAATATTCCCAATTCCTAACCGATCACGTCCTTAGTCAACCGTATTAAACTCGTTCTACGTACGCCTACAAAGTACATATACGTATAATTTAAGGCTGCTACAACGGCGCCCGCCAGCCCGTCAGCCGCCGCCGCTGACCACGTCGACGTACGCGTACTTTTGCGCACATTCTTCGCCGTGTAGTAGTATCGTCTCCACAGCCCACAGGTCGAGCAGCGGCGGCTACTTGCTGCGGCGGTCTGGCCGTTGACCTCGAACCGATGAGACCCCGACGAAGAGTTGGCGATTTGCTCGCGCGCGCGCGAGCACATTTGCACATGCATGCACGGCGCTGGCCACGCTGTCATCTCGTTTCCCCGCGCTATATATACGCCCTCCTTCGTCGATCGTGACACGCAACGACACGGATCACAAGTGCTGCAGGCTTCGTAGACACACCACACTGTGAGCGCTGCCTAGCTACAACCTAGCCGATAGTCCAAAGACATCATATCGATCGATCCGACGATGGCCGCAAGGAAGGAGGTGATCAGCATCGCACTGGCGATCGCGCTTCTGGTCGCGGCGGCCGAGGCTGGGACGTGCAACGTCGACGCTGGCGCGGTGATGCACCATTGCAAGTCCGCCTGCTCGAGCTGGTGGTGGGGTGGCGGGGCAACGCCAAGCCAGGGCTGCTGCAACGCCCTGAGATACGCCGACTTCGGTTGCGTCTGCCGCAACTACTGGGGTACGCTCAGGAGCACGCCCTACGCCGGCTGCGCCATGGCCATCCCTTCCAGGTGCAACATCCGGGGCGCGCCCAGCTCGTGCTAGTCTCGCTGCTGCTAGCTACGGAGGCATGCACACCGAGCGAGCGAGCTCACCTAGCATGCATGAATGCAAACCAGCAGCTTCGACTCCGGTCAAGATCGACAAAATTTGGCTCGACTCTCAATCCGTAGCCAAACTGATGATTGTGTTAATAATTTGGACGTCCGTTATTTTTTTCATTCCTTCATTAAATTGTGTGTGAGTTGATTCTTCGTTTTGAGTTGTCGTTGTTGGTCTGATCTGATGCTGGCCCTGCCGGCCGGCGGACGGTCCATTGTGTCTGACTGTCTGTACGAATGCTGTTCAGAATTATTTCAGTCTCTATGCATGGAAGAAATGACATAAACTCGATCTGTGGGTCTACGTTGACACGTTGTGAAACTGAACCATACAATACAATCTACTTAATCGCATGTCTGTGCCATGAAATGCAACACAGTTGCAATCTTGTGTAGTACTTCCTCCATCCAAAAAAAAGGAATGCTATTCGAGAATGTTGTCAAGTCAAATCATCTTAAATCAAACCAACTTTATAAAAAAGTGTCAATATTTATAATACTAAATAGCTATTATTATATTCATCATAAAatatacactactacagaaaatctTTTGCACAGCGTTTCCATTTAGGCCTCGGAGGCGGGCGGACTTttaaaccacctcggttaatgtctgggattaaccgaggcggtcactttttattaaccgaggcggtcacagtcaaccgtctctgaaaatctattaaccgaggcgggcaatctAACGCGACCGTCTCGGTTAAtatttattaaccgaggcggtcatccTAACGCAACCGTCTCGATTAAtacattaaccgaggtggtcacATTATAAGGCCTGCCTCGATAAATAGTGGCTCAGCTCCTAGCCCCAGCAAAGTCCATTTCTATTATTCTACCGGGCACATATATAACCAAGACATAGGGTTCGTTGCTCACTCTCCCCAAGCATCTCTCCCAGCCGCACCCGCTCATCCACTTCTCTTTCCACTTCCTCCCTCCCGTAACGCACGCggcgctccctccctctctctctcccggtggtccctccctccctctctcccaacactccctccctctctctcccggcacctccctccctctctccagcactccctctctctctccagcACTCCCTCTCTCAGACGCGCAGTGCGTTGCGGGGACGCGGTGGCCTTGGCGCGAGGCGGCGCGGTGGCGAGCGGCGCGGGGCCGCAAGGCTAGATGCACGGGGTGGCGAGCGCGGCTCAGTGGCACACGGGCCAGGCCTAGGCGCAAGGAGCAAGGGCAGGGGCGCGGCGGCAAGCTCGATCCGGAGGTTTGGAGCAGATCCGCAGGTTTGGAGATCCACCTATTCATCTCCCCTCTTCATCTCTTCCCTTGTTCATCTCCCTCACTCTCCCCTTTTGTAGATCCAGTGGAGCAGAGTCAGATCCGATGGAGCAGAGGTAGATTCGATGGTGGGACTATGGAGCAGGGGCAGATCTGGACGACGCCGGGATGGGAACAGGGAGGGTGGCCGACCGACAGTGGCATGGGTGTGGATCTGGCTCTGGGGCTGGGATTAggctcgccggtgggctcagAAACGGCCGCCTCGGTTAAGGCCACGATTAACCATGACCTTTCGTCCGAGGCAGAACTGCCTTGGTTAACCCTTTTTTCCCGTCACGGTTgagattcctgtagtagtgatatTTATACATAAATAATGATGCTTTGTTTATATAAGTTCGATCAAACTTTAGATGAGATGATTGATATCGAGTAGGACTATTATTACACTCTTCTTCGGACGAAGGTAGTAGAATTGTGAGGGTCTGATTGATTTGCGACTAAAATTTACCCTGCAAAAGATTTGGCATGCAAAAAATAGACAAAAAATTACCATAGATTTAGCAAGTTAAAAATAAGAGGTTGGTAAGTTTTTATAGCAAACCAAATAACATACAAAATCATGGAAGCCAAGCAGGACCTGAATTTTGGCATTCGCCATGTGGACTCCAGGAGGAAGGTGGTTTGTCTGAAACTCTGGCCCAGGTGCAGCGCACAGGTGGAGGACAAGCAGCTGCAGCCTCTCGTCTTCTCCTCGGCTTCCAGCCGTGTGCGTAGGACAAGTGGACTTGACTTTTCTCGCTGTGCCATGGTAGAACGTAGTACGAGCTGACGACACTTGGGACCATGTCTCTGCAATCTGCATGCATGTTTTGTGACTGTCTGTACTGTACACATGCGTGCACTGCAGCACTGGTGAGTTGCTTTTCAAAGTtcgaacaaaaaagaaaaaaagaaaaaagaagaaccgTACAGGTGgaatttgggccggcccagtccGTTTGGGGCCGCTTTGGGTCATGACACTCCTGGACATGACATGACAAGTCATTTATTTAACACAATTGTTTTTTCTTTATGAATCTGTTGACACCCAAAATGTCCCAGGGTGAATTGTAGGCATCTCCAACCAATTACGCATGAAAAACAAATTATGCATGTCATATATGTGTTGGTGGCCAAGAAGCCGGTGAGCCGGGCGAATCACACCTATCGGCTGACCACATATCGGCTTGTTTGCCAATtagggccccgttcgctggtctgaaaattGGTTAAAACtggttgaaaaacactgttctggctgaattgttgtaagagaaaaatactgttctggctaaaaaaagaagccgaacaagccaaatatggggtaagccgaacagggcctaggTATCTATATCGGCTGACTCTCTCTCTTAGCCAATCGGGACATCCGCCCAACTCAGTTATGACACTTAAATTGGGCCCATGCCAATTTTAAGAGACCGAGACCTATGATTAGTTTTAGTCtatccaacttgtttgggactgacatgcttttgttgttgttgttgtatgatTAGTTTTGGCccaatttaaaaaaaaacactatAAAGTGACATAATAATAGTACTACATTGATTTTTCAACGGAATACAACCACCCTACTCCTTAAAAAATAAGGGGTACATGACCGAGTTACCAACTATTCAATCGACACAAAATCAGTTTACCAACTCTTTTAACCCTTTTCCAACCCATCCTACTGTTTGGCACGTCTTCCGCGCGAGATTTGTCGGCATCCTAGGCGACCTTGCTGGTCCTAGGGCATCCTCCACGTGCTCCTCCGCGACCCGACATGTCTTCTTGAGAGTATTTTCAGCCAAGAACAGGCTTAGCATCAGCCTAACCGGTCTCTCGATCGGTTTCGTTGATCACGCTCACGTTCTTGCTGCATGCAGGTTGTTTTGCAACCCCTTTGGGCGTACTAACCTTGCTGGTGTGTGATTTGGACACCCTCTAACATACTGACATTCATACGTTCCACACATGCTCACCTCTATAAACATGTTCACATACATTCTACTTCTAATGAACACCTCCAAAAGACCGAGCCGACAAATCTCGATATTGAACTATTGACAAAGTCACCAACAAATTTGGGTAGCTAACTACTCTTATTTAAGTGTACACTTCTTTTTACTTGTTGCTGAGTTCCCCAACATTTTGTATTCTCTGATCTAATAGGTTCATATTCAATCTCATAAGCAAGGTAACATCTCCTTTGTTATGTCCGAACTGATAGAATTTTAAATTGCTTACGTAGATTTTTTAGCCTTGTTTTTTACCTTTTCTTCTCAAAACCCAATATCTTTGCCACATGTATTTTGTTTTGACTGCTTAATTGCAGCACGAGAGGAGAAAGAGATTTTTTAGCCTTGTTATTTACCTTTTCTTCTCAAAACCCAATATCTTTGCCACATGTATTTGGTTTTGACTGCTTAATTGCAGGACGAGAGGAGAAAGAGTTGGCGAGTCCAAGCAGTCGCAGTTGCTCCTGACAGGTTCGAGAGCCGAAAGGCTCTGCCAGAAACAGAAAAGTGGAGGTTTGCTCTCTCAACGACCGTACTTGAATTATAATTTCAGGTAGATGTAAACATgattttcaagtttcaatttacaTGAATTGATGGTGAGACACTATACACACAACACTATGCACGAGCTATGCAAATTAACAAGAGTCATACAAGCGTGGAACAATGTGCTGATGATCAAGGGCACAAGGGTAGCACATGTTCAGGCCTTCTTAACACATTTGGCGTCCGATATCTGCCGATGCTTGTCCACGGCAGGAGGCGTCCTACCACGGCGCGTTCTTGCCGCAATCGACATCCGTGTCCTTGTCCTGGCGGTAGCCCAGGTACCCCTAGATCTCGCCCTGGTAGATGTAGATCAGGTAGTAGTCGTCCTTCCCTTCCCTGATGATCCTGATACCTTTggtaggctatctccaacaataaCACCTAAAATATAAGACCTATTTATTTTTTAGGTAGCGTTACAAGCAAAAGGTTACCttttcggcatcttctccaacaacgagacccaaaagagaattctttctgcaaatggatttccaggagagaggatactcatatttgggttgtgcctctcaggcaacccaaaataggtcttccTTATAGATATTCTATTGGAGGCTGATTTTGAGTCTCTTGTTACCCATTTTAGATTTGAGTCTTCTTACTGGACACAGGGAGATGCAGGACCTGCCTGTGCCTGAGCGGCTGAACTGTTGCTCGACAACTGTAGCATGAGGTCATTGCTAATTGGCAACATCAGAACTTGGGAACAGATCGATGAGATCGGTCCTGCACGACGAAGACGTCCTTCCAAGACTTGGAGCCCTCCGGCGCGTAGAACGCTGCGGCGTCCGCTCCCCACCTGTCGTTGAACAGCTTGCGCCACAGTTCATCATCAGAGGTCAACGCCCTCCATTTCCTGCAAACTGAGCCAACCGGGAGCAGCATACATCGTCGCAGTTATTGGTATGCGTAACTCACGAGAACGAACGAGAGATCGCTACCGTTCGTTCTAGTACATGCTATCTGCACTGCTGGTAGTGTCAACTACTGTATGAGCTAGCTATCAGTCGATGCAACGCCTGGAACGTTTTCAGGCTTCAGCAGCATGTACACAACacaacactatatatatatatatatatatatatatatatacacacacacacacgactGATCCTATTTGAGAATATAAGATTAGACTTGGAAGAAGTCTACAGAGATACACAATCAAAATCTGAATTGTCAAAGGAAACCAAACACCATGATTTGTTAGTTATGGGTCCGTCTTAAATTGGACATTAAGAATTCAGACCACAGGAAGTTCAGAATTGCAGAGAAACTGAAATTGCGCTTCCAATTCCATATTGGAATGCGACGGTTTTGAGGAGGCGTCAAACGTTGGGGAGCAGAGGCGAGGGACCGGTGATCCAGGAGGTAGAAGATCTCGAGGCAAAGCTCTCTAGGCAACCCATCCACGCCTGATGTCTCCTCGAGGATGGCTTTCCCGGTCCCGAATTCTCGCACTCACCAAGAAGCTCTGGCGGGGACCCGAAAGCCCTGTTTCTCTTCTACCATGCGACTGCTCGGCCTCGGCGTTCCAGAATCCGGGGCTGAAGGGAGCTCGAGGGGTCGACGAGTGGAGATGAGAGAAGGGGATGAGAACATGCGGCTTTGTCTGTCTACAACGGCGTGCCTGATTGTAACATGGCGAACGCTCACCACTGACATGTCAGTCCCATGGCAGTTCAGTCTAGCTTCATGGCCGGACGGTCTCTTATCAGACAACATgtttggtgctggtttgttggtTGGTTGGTTTCTAGCCTTTaacctggctggtgctggtttgttgtgagaggaaaatactgttgactaactgataagccctggctaaaaccaacaagcgaataggCTGAGAGAGTGGGTACATGCGCGTCTGCACAGGTGACAGGTCCGTCCGTCGCAAGAGACATGAGCGGCGTTGATTTGTTTTTACAACAACAACTTTTAATATATAACGTTAACGCACGTTACACCAGCGTTGGAAAAGAATTTCCAGATTACAGAGCACATATGAGATAAAGCTATTGCTGAACTGCTTCTGAAGGAATGGGTGATGCTTCTGTCGGGGGCGCGGGCCCCTCAGCACCATAGGGCCCGCGAGAAGTGGCTTTGATAGAAGCATCGAGGGTCCTCGTTCTCGCACTTTGATAGCATAGTCGACGCTCCCCTCGACTGTCTGATCAGCCTATGTTCTCGAGGATAATTAGCCTTGAGCCCTAGATAGAATGGATGCTTCACCAGGCTCAAGAGAATGGGTCCAAGCCATTAGTGTCAAATCTGAGGACCAGCATCAACTGTCGTTGGCGGTCAACCCGAACACTGATCGCTGCTTTACCACTTTCATATCCGCAGAAAAAGAGAAAAGCAGACTGACAAAGATGAAAGACTTGTCGTCCCTATTGAACACACCCGGCGTCAGAACCATGAGCGTGCTCTGCATGCTTGACACGACATTCAAATTGGAACATGGCATATATTACCGTGGGAGGTCGAAGGAGTACAACACTCGCTCTTGCATGTAGAACACGTTGCCTTGGCAGGCCCCAAAGCACAGGTCGTGGGCTCGTGCATGATGCACAGGTTCACGCGACACCACCTCGTGGACCACTCGAAGGAAGAGGCTCAGGATTGGCCATGTAGACAGGTTGTACACCACATCTGAAGTGCAACCGTCCTCTCCCATCCGCATTTGAACCCAACCGCTTCCAGGAGCGCCTCGCACGGCGAAAATGGGGCTACCACCGAGCATGTCGTCGTCGCTGGGGAAGAGGGCCAAGGAACCAGCACC
Coding sequences within:
- the LOC136455508 gene encoding putative lipid-transfer protein DIR1; translation: MAARKEVISIALAIALLVAAAEAGTCNVDAGAVMHHCKSACSSWWWGGGATPSQGCCNALRYADFGCVCRNYWGTLRSTPYAGCAMAIPSRCNIRGAPSSC